The Lentzea guizhouensis genome contains a region encoding:
- a CDS encoding phytanoyl-CoA dioxygenase family protein: MQDTEKYLFDLNGYLLVKNALSTQEVLALNRVVDQHRIGELLDSAQYFHTGFPGEMIGNQDPSKGPVDVENGSLLDWGPEIRDLIDHPRIIPYLRELLPPGFRLDHSYGVFARKGARTQVGLALHHGGTPYVPSQAYHFAEGRMHTGQLGVFFALTAAAPDAGGFCVIPGSHKANFPLPDAMRGVGAGWPVQQVAVEPGDAVIFTEASTHGTMPWRGENDRKVLFFKYCPGHVQWEPASPGVVVDDRFTERQRSMLRGPFASGRSDSGQV, translated from the coding sequence ATGCAGGACACTGAGAAGTACCTGTTCGACCTCAACGGTTACTTGCTCGTGAAGAACGCGCTCAGCACGCAGGAGGTCCTGGCCCTGAACCGTGTCGTCGACCAGCACCGCATCGGCGAGTTGCTGGACTCGGCCCAGTACTTCCACACCGGCTTCCCCGGCGAGATGATCGGCAACCAGGACCCGTCAAAAGGGCCGGTCGACGTGGAGAACGGCAGCCTGCTCGACTGGGGGCCGGAGATCCGCGACTTGATCGACCATCCACGGATCATCCCGTACCTGCGGGAGCTGCTGCCACCAGGCTTCCGGCTCGACCACAGCTACGGCGTGTTCGCCCGCAAGGGCGCGCGCACACAGGTCGGTCTGGCGCTGCACCACGGCGGTACGCCGTACGTCCCGTCGCAGGCGTACCACTTCGCCGAAGGCAGGATGCACACCGGGCAGCTCGGCGTGTTCTTCGCACTCACCGCCGCCGCTCCGGACGCAGGCGGTTTCTGTGTGATCCCCGGCAGCCACAAGGCGAACTTCCCCCTACCCGACGCAATGCGCGGCGTCGGCGCGGGATGGCCGGTGCAGCAGGTGGCCGTGGAGCCCGGTGACGCGGTGATCTTCACCGAGGCCTCCACCCACGGCACCATGCCGTGGCGCGGAGAAAACGACCGCAAGGTGCTGTTCTTCAAGTACTGCCCCGGTCACGTGCAATGGGAGCCGGCGTCGCCCGGCGTGGTGGTGGACGACAGGTTCACCGAGCGCCAGCGGTCGATGTTGCGTGGCCCGTTCGCCAGCGGGCGGTCGGACTCCGGGCAAGTGTGA
- a CDS encoding 4-hydroxyphenylacetate 3-hydroxylase family protein, with amino-acid sequence MTIRTGVDYLAGLRDGREVWLGGRRVDDALTEPVLGSTARTVARLYDLQHDPELRDVLTCSRDGEAQPLSLVVPRNGDELRRRGTAFNVAAQATFGLLGRSPDFVNTAVTAFGSAASFFAGVDPRFGRNIRDFHAECVRTDRFLAHATINPPLHRGRSSSEQDDPFVHLKIVRRKSDGIIVRGAKLIGTLVPIADEIVVFPLPKYAPGDDDYTAAFAIPIATPGLRIVCREPLVNPERLVSNPLAPYEEIDATCVFDDVFVPWERVFFHGDVDLANRLYDATTARHHTGHHGIVRGVAKAELLAGIAIALAEMSGTRTFLHVQEMLGDVLGSLELARAGVLAAEAGASMSPWDSWTPAVEPIMALRYHFPRMCARMIEVIQLLGGGSLLSTPSEEDLRSELWPGIERFFRAGDGTSAESRVRLLKLAWDATGSSFGQRQMQYERYHSGDPVRLAAAQYLGYDTSGLLETVNRALHPVPAEVFP; translated from the coding sequence ATGACCATCCGAACCGGTGTGGACTACCTCGCGGGGCTACGGGACGGCCGCGAGGTCTGGCTCGGCGGGCGGCGCGTCGACGACGCGCTGACCGAACCAGTGCTCGGCTCGACGGCGCGGACCGTGGCGCGTCTCTACGACCTGCAGCACGACCCCGAGCTGCGCGACGTCCTCACGTGCTCGCGCGACGGCGAGGCGCAGCCGTTGTCGCTTGTCGTGCCGCGCAACGGCGACGAGCTGCGCAGGCGGGGCACGGCGTTCAACGTCGCCGCGCAGGCCACGTTCGGCCTGCTCGGCCGCTCGCCCGACTTCGTGAACACGGCGGTGACGGCCTTCGGCTCGGCAGCGAGCTTCTTCGCCGGGGTCGATCCCCGGTTCGGGCGCAACATCAGGGACTTCCACGCGGAGTGCGTGCGCACCGACCGCTTTCTCGCGCACGCGACCATCAACCCGCCGCTGCACCGCGGCCGGTCGTCGAGCGAGCAGGACGACCCGTTCGTGCACCTGAAGATCGTGCGCCGGAAGTCCGACGGCATCATCGTGCGCGGGGCCAAGCTCATCGGCACGCTCGTGCCGATCGCGGACGAGATCGTGGTGTTCCCGCTGCCGAAGTACGCGCCCGGCGACGACGACTACACCGCGGCGTTCGCCATCCCGATCGCGACGCCAGGACTGCGCATCGTCTGCCGCGAACCGCTCGTCAACCCGGAACGGCTCGTCAGCAACCCACTGGCTCCGTACGAGGAGATCGACGCGACGTGCGTCTTCGACGACGTCTTCGTACCGTGGGAACGAGTCTTCTTCCACGGCGACGTCGACCTCGCCAACCGCCTTTACGACGCGACCACGGCCCGCCACCACACCGGGCACCACGGCATCGTGCGCGGAGTGGCCAAGGCGGAGCTGCTGGCCGGCATCGCGATCGCTCTCGCGGAGATGTCCGGCACCCGGACGTTCCTGCACGTGCAGGAGATGCTCGGCGACGTGCTCGGCTCACTCGAGCTCGCCAGGGCGGGCGTGCTGGCCGCGGAGGCAGGAGCATCCATGTCCCCATGGGACAGCTGGACGCCGGCGGTCGAACCGATCATGGCTCTGCGCTACCACTTCCCCCGCATGTGCGCACGCATGATCGAGGTCATCCAGCTGCTCGGCGGCGGCAGCCTGCTCAGCACACCGTCCGAGGAGGATCTGCGCAGCGAGCTGTGGCCGGGCATCGAACGCTTCTTCCGCGCCGGCGACGGCACTTCCGCCGAGTCGCGGGTCCGGCTGCTCAAGCTCGCGTGGGACGCGACCGGCAGCTCGTTCGGCCAGCGTCAGATGCAGTACGAGCGCTACCACTCCGGCGACCCGGTGCGTCTGGCGGCCGCCCAGTACCTCGGCTACGACACGTCAGGTCTGCTGGAGACCGTCAACCGGGCACTGCACCCGGTTCCCGCCGAGGTGTTCCCGTGA
- a CDS encoding glycoside hydrolase family 5 protein, producing MLAVAVSASCLVGPASAGTTGQLNASQIVADMGAGWNLGNQLESTIDGTPGETAWGQPVITQALIDKVKAAGFKTIRVPVSYLRHIGSGPNYPINPSWLNRIQQVVDYAYDRGMHVLINMHGDGYKNVAGSWLICDSSSQTTIRAKYQKAWEQIARRFQNYDQRLILESMNENFDGQFGRPTQPCYSNINSYNQIFVDTVRRAGGNNSSRWLLVPGWNTNIDYTAGNYGFKLPTDQFRSPSIPGSEKRIMISVHHYAPWDFAGEENGTITQWGRGSTNPSRKSTWGQEDYLDSQLKLMRDTFVTKGYPVVVGEYGSIDKSSFDSSNNRYRADFARAVVTTSKKYGAATIYWDNGHNGQYGFGLFDRRSYAVTQQGIINAIMSGLR from the coding sequence GTGCTCGCGGTTGCCGTGTCCGCGTCCTGTTTGGTCGGTCCGGCATCGGCCGGCACCACGGGCCAGCTGAACGCCTCGCAGATCGTTGCCGACATGGGTGCCGGCTGGAACCTGGGCAACCAGCTGGAAAGCACCATCGACGGAACTCCCGGCGAGACGGCGTGGGGCCAGCCCGTCATCACACAAGCCCTCATCGACAAGGTGAAGGCCGCCGGGTTCAAGACGATCCGGGTCCCGGTCTCCTACCTGCGGCACATCGGTTCAGGGCCGAACTACCCGATCAACCCCTCCTGGTTGAACAGGATCCAGCAGGTCGTCGACTACGCCTACGACCGCGGCATGCACGTGCTGATCAACATGCACGGCGACGGTTACAAGAACGTCGCCGGCTCCTGGCTGATCTGCGACTCGTCCTCCCAGACGACGATCAGGGCCAAGTACCAGAAAGCGTGGGAACAGATCGCGCGGAGGTTCCAGAACTACGACCAGCGCCTGATCCTGGAGTCGATGAACGAGAACTTCGACGGGCAGTTCGGCCGACCGACCCAGCCGTGCTACTCGAACATCAACAGTTACAACCAGATCTTCGTGGACACCGTCCGCAGGGCCGGTGGCAACAACAGTTCGCGATGGTTGCTCGTGCCCGGCTGGAACACGAACATCGACTACACCGCGGGGAACTACGGGTTCAAGCTGCCCACCGACCAGTTCCGATCCCCCTCGATCCCCGGCAGCGAGAAGCGAATCATGATCTCCGTCCACCACTACGCCCCGTGGGACTTCGCCGGGGAGGAGAACGGAACGATCACGCAGTGGGGACGAGGGTCGACCAACCCGTCCAGGAAGTCCACCTGGGGACAGGAGGACTACCTGGACTCGCAGCTGAAGCTGATGCGCGACACCTTCGTGACGAAGGGCTACCCCGTCGTCGTCGGTGAATACGGCTCGATCGACAAGTCGTCGTTCGACTCGTCGAACAACAGGTACCGCGCCGACTTCGCCCGCGCTGTGGTGACCACGTCGAAGAAGTACGGCGCCGCCACCATCTACTGGGACAACGGCCACAACGGCCAGTACGGGTTCGGGCTGTTCGACCGGAGGAGCTACGCGGTCACGCAGCAGGGCATCATCAACGCCATCATGAGCGGCCTTCGTTAG
- a CDS encoding glycoside hydrolase, with amino-acid sequence MVTRRTVLSGAAAAVAATAVGTGSARADETITINPGPDHGTWEGWGTSLAWWANVFGDRDDFADLWFTTKNVVYNGQSLPGLGMNIARYNLGACSWNSVDGETMVASPNIPRFKQIETYWQDWRNTDPTSSAWNWTADAKQRAAVVKAAARGAMTELFSNSPAWWMCINHNPSGAANASADNLQSWNHRNHGVHLAEVARHFRDHWGVTFRTISPFNEPASNYWSATGRQEGCHFDPATQRTVLRYLREEMNNRGLSGMRIAASDETSYDAAHSTWTSFDAATKSVVNQINVHGYQGSGGRRDLVHGDARPAGKVLWNSEYGDRDGTGLSMASNLCLDWRWLHPTAWCYWQVMDPTPVWALIDYNADTLRAGSVQNKLYVLAQFTRHIRPGMRIISASTGNAAAAYDPSSHRLVVVGVNTATSAQTITFDLSRFGTLPTGLITRWSTSTTSGSDRYIQRTDVRLSGNQLRVPFAAGQVQTFQLDGVSA; translated from the coding sequence ATGGTCACCCGCAGGACAGTGTTGTCCGGCGCAGCGGCCGCCGTCGCGGCGACGGCGGTGGGCACGGGAAGTGCCCGCGCAGACGAAACCATCACCATCAACCCAGGCCCCGACCACGGCACGTGGGAAGGCTGGGGAACCTCGCTCGCCTGGTGGGCCAACGTGTTCGGCGACCGCGACGACTTCGCGGACCTGTGGTTCACCACCAAGAACGTCGTCTACAACGGACAGTCGCTGCCCGGCCTGGGGATGAACATCGCGCGGTACAACCTCGGCGCCTGCAGCTGGAACTCGGTCGACGGCGAGACCATGGTCGCCTCGCCGAACATCCCGCGATTCAAGCAGATCGAGACCTACTGGCAGGATTGGCGCAACACCGATCCCACCTCGTCGGCGTGGAACTGGACCGCCGACGCCAAGCAGCGAGCGGCGGTGGTCAAAGCCGCGGCGCGCGGTGCGATGACAGAGCTCTTCTCCAACTCCCCCGCGTGGTGGATGTGCATCAACCACAACCCCTCCGGCGCCGCCAACGCCTCGGCCGACAACCTGCAGTCGTGGAACCACCGCAACCACGGCGTCCACCTGGCCGAGGTGGCCCGGCACTTCCGCGACCACTGGGGCGTCACGTTCCGCACGATCTCCCCGTTCAACGAACCGGCGTCGAACTACTGGTCCGCGACGGGCAGGCAGGAGGGCTGCCACTTCGATCCGGCCACCCAGCGCACCGTGCTGAGGTACCTGCGTGAGGAGATGAACAACCGCGGCCTGTCCGGCATGCGCATCGCCGCGTCGGACGAGACCAGCTACGACGCCGCACACAGCACGTGGACCTCCTTCGACGCCGCCACGAAGTCCGTCGTGAACCAGATCAACGTCCACGGCTACCAGGGTTCGGGCGGACGGCGTGACCTCGTCCACGGCGACGCGCGGCCGGCGGGCAAGGTCCTGTGGAACTCCGAGTACGGCGACAGGGACGGCACGGGGCTCTCGATGGCGAGCAACCTCTGCCTGGACTGGCGCTGGCTGCACCCGACGGCGTGGTGCTACTGGCAGGTGATGGACCCGACGCCGGTCTGGGCGTTGATCGACTACAACGCGGACACGCTGCGGGCCGGCTCCGTGCAGAACAAGCTGTACGTGCTCGCGCAGTTCACCCGCCACATCCGGCCGGGCATGCGCATCATCTCGGCTTCCACCGGAAACGCCGCCGCCGCCTACGATCCGTCGTCCCACCGCCTCGTCGTCGTGGGCGTCAACACCGCCACGTCGGCACAGACGATCACGTTCGACCTGTCCCGGTTCGGCACCCTGCCGACCGGCCTGATCACCCGCTGGTCCACCTCGACGACCAGCGGCAGCGACCGCTACATCCAGCGCACCGACGTCCGGCTCTCCGGGAACCAGCTTCGGGTCCCGTTCGCCGCAGGCCAGGTGCAGACCTTTCAGCTCGACGGCGTGTCAGCCTGA
- a CDS encoding NUDIX hydrolase has protein sequence MSIPPYVAKLRHLIGSDHLLWLPGVNGVVVDDEDRVLLHRRADNGRWTLICGILDPGEQPADGIVREVWEETGVLVRVERLTSITVSPMRRYSNGDRAQYLELTFRCSPIDGEAHVHDDESVEVGWFRLHELPELDPDIRARIERSVVGVDEVWFQPPSFEVPQSEGVR, from the coding sequence ATGTCGATCCCACCGTATGTCGCAAAACTGCGCCACCTCATCGGCAGCGATCATCTGCTCTGGCTGCCTGGTGTCAACGGCGTCGTCGTCGATGACGAGGACCGCGTGTTGCTGCACCGCCGCGCGGACAACGGCAGGTGGACGTTGATCTGCGGAATCCTCGACCCCGGCGAGCAACCGGCGGACGGCATCGTGCGCGAGGTGTGGGAGGAGACCGGCGTGCTGGTGCGGGTGGAACGTCTCACGAGCATCACCGTCTCACCGATGCGGCGTTATTCGAACGGTGATCGCGCGCAGTACCTGGAGCTCACGTTCCGCTGCTCGCCGATCGACGGCGAGGCGCACGTGCACGACGACGAGTCGGTCGAGGTCGGCTGGTTCCGCCTGCACGAGCTGCCGGAACTCGATCCGGACATCCGCGCCCGCATCGAACGCAGCGTCGTCGGAGTGGACGAGGTGTGGTTCCAGCCACCGTCCTTCGAGGTCCCGCAGTCGGAAGGTGTGCGCTGA
- a CDS encoding beta-galactosidase — protein sequence MADIAMLWDWQSWWAQRLEWRPSLDLDARERAEAWYAAAYDRHLTVAFAHPEADLGRYPLVVAPALYSMTEAAGAGLRRFAEDGGTLVVSCFSGIVDERDTIHAGPHPGALHDVLGLTVEEFTPLRSGHEVRLDNGMTGTVWSEVLALRGDEQVWSYVDGPAAGLPAVTRHSVGRGSAWYVSTRLTADGLDAVLRAAISPTTLTPRELPRDVEVVERAGPEGRYEFAINHTDDDVVDVGEPAAELLTGDDVVGVLHVPAGEVRVVFRPW from the coding sequence GTGGCGGACATCGCGATGCTGTGGGACTGGCAGTCCTGGTGGGCACAACGACTCGAGTGGCGACCGAGCCTCGACCTGGACGCCCGTGAGCGAGCCGAGGCGTGGTACGCCGCGGCCTACGACCGGCACCTCACGGTCGCCTTCGCTCATCCGGAGGCCGACCTGGGTCGCTACCCGCTGGTCGTCGCGCCGGCGCTGTACTCGATGACGGAAGCGGCGGGGGCCGGTCTCCGCCGCTTCGCCGAGGACGGCGGCACCCTGGTCGTGTCCTGCTTCTCCGGGATCGTGGACGAACGCGACACCATCCACGCAGGTCCGCATCCCGGCGCGCTGCACGACGTGCTGGGCTTGACCGTCGAGGAGTTCACGCCGTTGCGCTCCGGCCACGAGGTCCGCCTGGACAACGGAATGACGGGCACCGTGTGGTCAGAAGTCCTGGCCCTTCGCGGCGACGAGCAAGTCTGGTCCTACGTGGACGGTCCTGCGGCCGGTCTTCCCGCCGTCACCCGGCATTCCGTCGGACGCGGCAGCGCGTGGTACGTCTCCACCCGCCTGACAGCGGACGGCCTCGACGCCGTGCTGCGCGCCGCGATCTCACCCACCACGCTCACCCCGCGTGAGCTGCCCCGCGACGTCGAGGTGGTCGAGCGCGCCGGTCCGGAGGGCCGGTACGAGTTCGCGATCAACCACACCGATGACGACGTCGTCGACGTCGGCGAGCCCGCAGCCGAACTGCTCACCGGCGACGATGTCGTCGGTGTCCTCCACGTGCCCGCGGGCGAGGTCCGCGTCGTCTTCCGGCCGTGGTGA
- a CDS encoding NTP transferase domain-containing protein, producing MKDQLTVVVLAAGGGRRMKSAVLPKVMHAICGRPLLGHVVAAARELDPEHLVVVVGVLREHIKRYLAESYPETLTVDDNVVNGTGLACRTGLDGLVATGVALDGTVLVLNGDSPLCTADTLRGLVDAHRSHGNAVTVLTAVTPDPGTSGRILRSQGEIAGIVEHGDATPEQLAITEVNSGVYAFDAKLLPETLLRIRTDNSQGEEYLTDAVEILRGDGRRVGAWPVRDHREIMGVNDRKQLAEAWRVFNNRLVDAAMRDGVTVVDPFAVWLDVMVTYEPDAVLHPNTHLRGATHIGAGAVVGRNCTLTDTVVGAGARLSDATARGASISPGAVVGPYTHLVG from the coding sequence ATGAAAGACCAGCTCACCGTCGTCGTGCTCGCGGCCGGCGGCGGCCGGCGGATGAAGTCCGCGGTGCTGCCCAAGGTCATGCACGCCATCTGCGGGCGTCCGCTGCTGGGTCACGTCGTCGCCGCCGCGCGTGAGCTGGACCCCGAACACCTGGTAGTCGTGGTCGGGGTCCTGCGCGAGCACATCAAGCGCTACCTCGCGGAGTCGTACCCGGAGACGCTCACCGTCGACGACAACGTGGTGAACGGCACCGGCCTCGCCTGCCGCACCGGACTCGACGGACTGGTCGCCACCGGCGTCGCACTCGACGGCACGGTGCTCGTGCTCAACGGCGACTCGCCATTGTGCACAGCGGATACGTTGCGTGGGCTCGTCGACGCCCATCGCAGTCATGGCAACGCCGTCACGGTGCTCACCGCCGTGACGCCGGATCCGGGTACCAGTGGGCGAATCCTCCGTTCGCAAGGCGAGATCGCAGGCATCGTGGAGCACGGCGACGCGACTCCCGAGCAACTCGCCATCACCGAGGTCAACTCCGGGGTGTACGCGTTCGACGCCAAGCTCCTCCCGGAGACGTTGCTGCGCATCCGCACGGACAACAGCCAGGGCGAGGAGTACCTCACCGACGCGGTCGAGATCCTGCGCGGTGACGGGCGGCGCGTCGGTGCCTGGCCGGTCCGCGACCACCGGGAGATCATGGGGGTCAACGACCGCAAGCAGCTGGCGGAGGCCTGGCGGGTGTTCAACAACCGGCTGGTCGACGCCGCCATGAGGGACGGCGTGACGGTCGTGGATCCGTTCGCGGTCTGGTTGGACGTGATGGTGACGTACGAGCCCGATGCCGTTCTGCATCCCAACACGCACCTGCGCGGTGCCACGCACATCGGGGCTGGGGCCGTGGTGGGGCGCAACTGCACTCTGACCGACACCGTGGTCGGGGCCGGGGCCCGGCTCAGTGACGCCACGGCTCGTGGGGCGTCGATCTCTCCCGGTGCCGTGGTGGGGCCGTACACGCACCTGGTGGGTTAG
- a CDS encoding carbohydrate-binding protein, translated as MFSNRRTTRLAAGIVALALAGNGLVTSAASAAATRHEAESAPATCDGAVESNHAGYSGSGFCNGGNAVGAAVQFTATAFAAGAATVAVRYANGGATGRPADLLVNGAVAHTGITFEPTGAWTAWSTKTLTVPVNTGTNTLRLSPSTADGLANIDYLDFEAGGTPPTEGRQVEDLDRGLVSVRSGSGNLVSWRLFGTEPASTGFNVYRGTTKLNASPITNSTNFLDSGASADAGYTVRAVRDGVEQEPSTPSLRFTGGNYLDVPISRPGSNYTAGDASVGDADGDGQYEIFLKWDPSDQKDNSQSGRTSSVYIDAYRLNGQRLWRIDLGRNIRAGAHYTQFQVYDYDGDGRAELAVKTGDGTVSGTGQVIGNAGADHRNSSGYIITGPEYLTVFNGLTGAVMSTVPFDPARGNICDWGDCNGNRGDRFLAGTAYLDGKRPSIIMGRGYYEKSAIAAWDFRDGRLTRRWKFDSGTAGRQWTGRGTHSLSVADVDGNGTDEIIYGGMTINSDGTGRYTTNFYAHGDALHVSDFVPSRPGQEIWQIHEQSSGAAATLRDARTGAVIMQKNNTCNCEGPARGVAGDVYAGNPGAEFWGKGTGLTSAFNSSGGSVGRAPASANFLAWWDADPVRELLDGNHVDKYGPNGDTRLLTGSGAHSINGTKATPSLSGDLFGDWREEVILPRDDNAALRIYATTTQTDRRIHTLLHDPQYRVAIAWQNTAYNQPPHPSFFLGNGMSTPPQPNIHVR; from the coding sequence ATGTTCTCGAACAGACGTACCACACGGCTGGCCGCCGGCATCGTGGCCTTGGCCTTGGCCGGCAACGGGCTTGTCACCTCAGCGGCTTCGGCCGCGGCGACGCGTCATGAAGCGGAAAGCGCACCGGCCACCTGCGACGGTGCCGTCGAGTCCAACCACGCCGGCTACTCCGGCAGCGGGTTCTGCAACGGCGGCAACGCGGTCGGCGCGGCGGTGCAGTTCACCGCGACCGCCTTCGCCGCCGGTGCAGCGACCGTCGCCGTCCGGTACGCCAACGGCGGAGCCACCGGCCGTCCCGCCGACCTGCTGGTCAACGGCGCGGTCGCCCACACGGGGATCACGTTCGAGCCGACGGGGGCCTGGACGGCGTGGAGCACGAAGACGCTCACCGTGCCGGTGAACACCGGCACGAACACACTTCGGCTGAGCCCCTCCACCGCCGACGGCCTGGCGAACATCGACTACCTCGACTTCGAGGCCGGCGGCACCCCGCCGACCGAGGGGAGGCAGGTGGAAGACCTCGACCGGGGCCTGGTCAGCGTGCGTTCCGGATCCGGCAACCTGGTCTCGTGGCGGCTGTTCGGAACCGAGCCGGCCTCGACCGGGTTCAACGTGTACCGCGGCACCACGAAACTGAACGCTTCGCCGATCACCAACTCCACGAACTTCCTGGACTCGGGGGCGTCCGCGGACGCCGGGTACACGGTCCGCGCGGTCAGGGACGGGGTGGAGCAGGAGCCGTCCACGCCGTCTCTGCGCTTCACCGGAGGCAACTACCTGGACGTCCCGATCTCCCGGCCGGGCAGCAACTACACTGCCGGTGACGCGAGTGTCGGTGACGCGGATGGCGACGGCCAGTACGAGATCTTCCTCAAGTGGGATCCCAGCGACCAGAAGGACAACTCGCAGTCCGGTCGCACCAGCAGCGTCTACATCGACGCGTACAGGCTCAACGGACAGCGGCTGTGGCGGATCGATCTCGGCCGCAACATCCGCGCCGGTGCGCACTACACCCAGTTCCAGGTGTACGACTACGACGGAGACGGCCGGGCGGAACTGGCGGTCAAGACCGGTGACGGCACGGTTTCGGGCACCGGACAGGTGATCGGCAACGCCGGGGCCGACCATCGCAACTCCTCCGGCTACATCATCACCGGGCCCGAATACCTGACGGTGTTCAACGGTCTCACCGGCGCCGTCATGTCCACGGTGCCCTTCGACCCTGCCCGCGGCAACATCTGCGACTGGGGTGACTGCAACGGCAACCGCGGCGACCGGTTCCTCGCGGGCACGGCCTACCTGGACGGGAAGCGGCCCAGCATCATCATGGGCCGGGGCTACTACGAGAAGAGCGCGATCGCGGCGTGGGACTTCCGCGACGGCCGGCTCACCCGGCGCTGGAAGTTCGACTCCGGCACCGCGGGCAGGCAGTGGACAGGACGGGGCACTCATTCCCTGTCCGTCGCGGACGTCGACGGCAACGGCACCGACGAGATCATCTACGGCGGCATGACCATCAACTCCGACGGCACCGGCCGCTACACCACGAACTTCTACGCCCACGGCGATGCGTTGCACGTGAGCGACTTCGTGCCGAGCCGCCCAGGTCAGGAGATCTGGCAGATCCACGAGCAGAGCTCCGGCGCCGCCGCGACCCTGCGAGACGCCCGCACCGGTGCCGTCATCATGCAGAAGAACAACACCTGCAACTGCGAGGGCCCGGCTCGTGGCGTGGCCGGAGACGTGTACGCAGGCAACCCCGGCGCGGAGTTCTGGGGCAAGGGAACCGGTTTGACGAGCGCGTTCAACTCATCCGGCGGCAGCGTCGGACGAGCGCCCGCCAGCGCGAACTTCCTCGCCTGGTGGGACGCCGACCCGGTGCGTGAGCTGCTCGACGGCAACCACGTGGACAAATACGGCCCCAACGGCGACACCCGGCTGCTGACCGGTTCCGGTGCGCATTCCATCAATGGCACCAAGGCCACCCCGTCGCTGTCCGGTGACCTGTTCGGTGACTGGCGCGAGGAAGTCATCCTGCCCCGCGACGACAACGCCGCCCTGCGCATCTACGCCACCACGACGCAGACCGATCGGCGGATCCACACCCTGCTGCACGACCCCCAGTACCGCGTCGCCATCGCGTGGCAGAACACCGCCTACAACCAGCCGCCACATCCGAGTTTCTTCCTCGGCAACGGCATGAGCACGCCGCCACAACCGAACATCCACGTCCGCTGA
- a CDS encoding NADPH-dependent FMN reductase: protein MTALVLAGAATRVSRSGAVAAAVCREVRLRGGDAVLWDLTAQPLPLLGSGPCTAVDSLRRLVQDADMLVWVTPCYHGSYSGLLKNCLDHLSTDDLRGKPVGVVTVGASLAAITASEHLRTVARALGCVTTPTQVVVTGSGHHDPGFAPEHERLADMVAELRVLTSATLSLRRSAGLDVLPLAE, encoded by the coding sequence GTGACCGCGCTCGTCCTCGCGGGTGCGGCCACCCGTGTCTCCCGCTCCGGAGCCGTCGCCGCCGCCGTCTGCCGGGAGGTACGGCTGCGCGGCGGCGATGCCGTGCTGTGGGACCTGACAGCTCAGCCGTTGCCGCTGCTGGGTTCCGGTCCCTGCACCGCAGTCGACTCGCTGCGGCGTCTCGTGCAGGACGCGGACATGCTGGTGTGGGTGACGCCGTGCTATCACGGCAGCTACTCCGGGCTGCTCAAGAACTGCCTCGACCACCTGTCCACCGACGATCTGCGCGGCAAGCCGGTCGGCGTGGTCACCGTCGGTGCCTCGCTCGCGGCGATCACCGCGAGCGAGCACCTGCGGACCGTCGCCAGGGCGCTCGGGTGCGTCACGACGCCCACCCAGGTGGTCGTCACGGGGTCCGGGCACCACGACCCCGGCTTCGCGCCGGAGCACGAGCGGCTCGCGGACATGGTCGCCGAGTTGCGGGTGCTGACGTCAGCGACCCTCTCACTGCGACGCTCCGCCGGGTTGGACGTCCTCCCGCTCGCCGAATGA